One Gemmatimonadaceae bacterium DNA window includes the following coding sequences:
- a CDS encoding chemotaxis protein CheD, whose protein sequence is MIEADPSTEIRVKVAECAVGRDDQTLITIGLGSCVAIVLYDGAARIGGLAHTLLPDESMARDRSNPAKFPSSAVALLIAEMMRLGADLRRVRAKLVGGASMFSSLIPVGSINIGDRNVIAARQALRACGVPIVAEDVGSDHGRSVHFFLEDGRVEVRSLKKGNRVL, encoded by the coding sequence ATGATCGAAGCCGATCCGAGCACGGAGATCCGTGTCAAGGTCGCCGAGTGCGCGGTGGGCCGCGATGATCAAACGCTCATCACCATCGGGCTCGGCTCGTGCGTCGCGATCGTACTCTACGACGGGGCGGCGCGCATCGGCGGCCTCGCCCACACGCTGCTGCCTGACGAATCGATGGCGCGCGACCGCTCGAATCCCGCGAAGTTTCCATCGTCGGCGGTGGCTCTGCTGATCGCCGAGATGATGCGCCTCGGCGCCGACCTCCGCCGGGTGCGCGCCAAGCTCGTCGGCGGCGCCAGCATGTTCTCGAGCCTCATTCCGGTCGGCAGCATCAACATCGGCGACCGCAACGTCATCGCCGCTCGTCAGGCATTGCGCGCCTGCGGCGTTCCGATCGTCGCCGAAGATGTCGGCAGCGACCACGGTCGCAGCGTTCACTTCTTTCTCGAGGATGGCCGCGTCGAAGTTCGATCGCTGAAAAAGGGCAATCGTGTCCTCTAG
- a CDS encoding chemotaxis response regulator protein-glutamate methylesterase, with amino-acid sequence MSSSATPSGAQPVVDGARRTVLVVDDSAFMRRLITQILEGSGEFQVAATARNGLDALQKIHALDPNLVTMDVDMPELDGLQALGYIMSETPRPVVMLSAATTHSGHDATLRALELGAVDFVRKPSGPISLDLARVTDRLLGALRAAAQANVRGVRMLALTRLPIRGTPARPVPAVAPTATKQYAIPAGAGATRIVAIASSTGGPRALAEVIPSLPRSLGAAVLVVQHMPAGFTKSLAQRLHAMSKLPVSEAEAGEPVLSDRVYLAPGGLHMALTGNAGAAAITLESSPPIWGVRPSADPLFRSVAERFGIDVVAVVLTGMGRDGADGTRAIRRAGGRAVLQDRATSTIFGMPNAALQVAGADRVAALGEIAPAIVAMLRGA; translated from the coding sequence GTGTCCTCTAGCGCGACGCCGTCGGGGGCGCAGCCGGTCGTCGACGGCGCGAGACGCACCGTCCTCGTCGTCGACGACAGCGCGTTCATGCGACGGCTGATCACACAAATCCTCGAGGGCTCCGGCGAATTTCAGGTCGCCGCCACCGCACGCAACGGGCTCGACGCACTGCAGAAGATTCACGCGCTCGATCCCAACCTCGTGACGATGGACGTCGACATGCCGGAGCTCGACGGCTTGCAGGCGTTAGGCTACATCATGAGCGAGACGCCGCGGCCTGTCGTCATGCTCAGCGCGGCGACGACACACTCGGGGCATGATGCGACGCTCCGCGCGCTCGAGCTCGGGGCTGTCGACTTCGTGCGCAAGCCGTCGGGACCGATCAGTCTCGATCTCGCGCGCGTCACAGATCGGCTCCTCGGCGCGCTCCGCGCCGCCGCGCAGGCGAACGTCCGCGGCGTCCGCATGCTTGCGCTCACGCGCCTGCCCATACGCGGCACACCGGCGAGGCCCGTGCCCGCGGTCGCGCCGACGGCCACCAAGCAGTACGCGATTCCAGCGGGAGCCGGCGCGACGCGCATCGTGGCAATTGCCTCGTCGACGGGCGGTCCGCGCGCGCTCGCCGAAGTCATTCCAAGTCTTCCGCGCTCGCTGGGTGCCGCCGTGCTCGTCGTGCAGCACATGCCGGCTGGATTCACGAAGAGTCTCGCGCAACGACTGCACGCGATGAGCAAGCTGCCGGTGAGCGAGGCCGAAGCGGGAGAGCCGGTACTCTCCGATCGCGTCTATCTCGCGCCGGGCGGATTACACATGGCCCTGACCGGGAACGCCGGTGCCGCGGCGATCACACTCGAGAGCTCGCCACCGATCTGGGGCGTGCGCCCGTCGGCCGATCCGTTGTTCCGTTCCGTCGCCGAACGCTTCGGCATCGATGTCGTGGCGGTCGTGCTCACCGGCATGGGACGCGACGGCGCGGACGGGACGCGCGCGATTCGGCGAGCGGGGGGACGCGCGGTGCTTCAGGATCGTGCGACGTCGACGATTTTCGGAATGCCTAACGCGGCACTGCAAGTTGCCGGCGCGGATCGCGTCGCCGCGCTCGGCGAGATCGCGCCGGCAATCGTCGCGATGCTGCGCGGGGCCTAG